From Gimesia panareensis, the proteins below share one genomic window:
- a CDS encoding Gfo/Idh/MocA family protein: protein MSNLSRRNFLKKSVYGGLFMGLSAKSYRSTFAAVPPSERVRIGMIGVGNQGGPRNNMKYFLNNIEALCDLDQNYLAEADAFLKKNANKSAMKTDDYRRLLDSKDLDAVVVTVPDQWHAKMTVEACRAGKDVYCEKPLTLVVDEGPVMIDAARKHKRVVQTGTMQRSGKEFKLAVDLVQSGLLGKIHTVNVTLPGPNWIARAGKPVPDSAPPQGFDFDRWLGPAPERPYNKNRVHYLFRFFWDYSGGQQTNFGAHHLDIAQWGLGMDESGPVSAEGTATFNPDGWYETPDSTKIKYTYDNGVVLNCRQVPGTKSKKQGTEFVGEKGSLFVYRGGIIANPPELLKSVEVPKIVNRDANIAHVNNFLECVKTRQKPAADISIGHRSATVCHLGNIAVRTGKKIQWDPKQETIVGDADAAKWLSKEYRKPYELV from the coding sequence ATGTCTAATCTGTCACGCCGTAACTTTCTGAAAAAATCTGTCTATGGCGGTCTCTTCATGGGGCTGAGCGCGAAGAGCTATCGTTCCACCTTTGCCGCCGTCCCGCCCAGCGAACGCGTGCGGATCGGCATGATCGGTGTTGGCAACCAGGGTGGCCCGCGAAACAACATGAAGTACTTCCTCAATAATATAGAAGCACTTTGTGACCTCGATCAGAATTACCTGGCCGAAGCAGACGCCTTTCTGAAGAAGAATGCCAACAAGTCGGCCATGAAGACAGACGATTATCGACGACTGCTCGATTCCAAAGACCTCGATGCCGTTGTCGTGACCGTGCCCGACCAGTGGCATGCCAAGATGACCGTGGAAGCGTGTCGCGCGGGTAAAGATGTCTATTGTGAAAAACCGCTGACACTCGTGGTGGACGAAGGCCCCGTGATGATTGATGCAGCCCGGAAACACAAGCGGGTCGTGCAGACCGGAACCATGCAGCGCAGCGGCAAGGAATTCAAACTGGCCGTGGATCTGGTGCAGTCCGGCCTGCTGGGCAAGATCCACACCGTGAACGTCACGCTTCCCGGCCCTAACTGGATCGCACGGGCCGGCAAACCGGTTCCCGACAGTGCGCCGCCGCAGGGCTTTGACTTTGACCGCTGGCTGGGACCGGCACCGGAGCGTCCCTATAACAAAAATCGCGTCCACTACCTGTTCCGTTTCTTCTGGGATTACAGCGGCGGCCAGCAGACCAACTTCGGTGCCCACCATCTGGATATCGCGCAGTGGGGACTGGGGATGGATGAAAGCGGTCCCGTGAGTGCAGAAGGGACAGCCACCTTCAATCCCGATGGCTGGTACGAAACGCCGGACTCCACCAAAATCAAATACACGTATGACAACGGCGTCGTGCTGAATTGTCGTCAGGTTCCCGGCACCAAGAGTAAAAAGCAGGGGACAGAGTTTGTCGGCGAAAAGGGAAGCCTGTTCGTCTATCGTGGCGGTATCATCGCTAACCCGCCTGAGCTGTTAAAATCGGTCGAAGTGCCCAAGATTGTCAACCGGGATGCGAACATCGCGCATGTCAACAACTTCCTGGAGTGCGTCAAGACACGCCAGAAGCCGGCCGCCGACATCAGCATCGGACACCGTTCCGCCACGGTCTGCCACCTCGGAAACATTGCCGTACGGACAGGCAAGAAAATCCAGTGGGATCCGAAACAGGAAACCATTGTGGGTGATGCGGACGCCGCCAAATGGCTCTCGAAAGAATACCGTAAACCTTACGAACTGGTGTGA
- a CDS encoding golvesin C-terminal-like domain-containing protein, with translation MKPVIIFIVLLTVISFAQPPASSSEPASKLKPHPDAVANTHAPGEVDKPALVPFIVPDPTKLKGIVVDETQAKLIGVWQYSTHTPPYVGLGYLHDQKKGKGEKAVIFTPDLPRSGRYEVRLSHCYNIRRSTNTPVTIHHADGEKTIRINQQQIPEHKKLFRTLGTYRFDQGKSGWVKISNDGTDGKYVIADAVQFLYVGE, from the coding sequence ATGAAACCTGTAATCATTTTCATTGTCCTGCTGACTGTAATCTCCTTTGCTCAACCCCCTGCATCCTCCAGCGAACCCGCTTCCAAACTCAAACCCCACCCCGACGCGGTCGCCAACACCCACGCTCCCGGCGAAGTCGATAAACCAGCACTTGTCCCCTTCATCGTGCCGGATCCCACCAAGCTGAAAGGCATCGTCGTCGATGAAACCCAGGCGAAGCTCATCGGCGTCTGGCAGTATTCCACGCACACGCCCCCCTATGTCGGACTCGGCTACCTGCACGATCAGAAAAAAGGGAAGGGGGAGAAAGCCGTTATCTTCACTCCCGATCTTCCCAGGTCCGGCCGTTACGAAGTCCGGCTCTCACACTGCTACAACATCCGCAGATCGACCAACACCCCCGTGACGATCCACCACGCCGACGGCGAAAAAACAATCCGCATCAACCAGCAGCAGATCCCCGAGCATAAGAAACTGTTCCGCACCCTGGGCACATACCGCTTCGATCAAGGCAAATCCGGCTGGGTCAAAATCTCCAACGACGGCACCGACGGAAAATACGTGATTGCTGACGCCGTCCAGTTCCTTTATGTGGGCGAATGA